The sequence below is a genomic window from Salminus brasiliensis chromosome 6, fSalBra1.hap2, whole genome shotgun sequence.
TGCAAATAGGGGTGCAAGGGTGCAGGTGTGAGTAATAGGACAGGGCCTTGAGCTAATGACGACTGTTTTTGTAAGGACTCTTTTTATAGGTGTTATAAGAGTTTGTGTTGCCTTTGAGTTCCTGAAATCCCAGAGTGTTTTCCAGTTAACAAGCACCATCTCTTTAATGCTTATcaatgttctatttttgtcCGCTGTATAGCTTTATGTAAAGATAAATATCATTTGTTTGATATTTTATACTGAGAATAAGCACAGAAATCAGttcaaaaataacattaaataagcATTAAAATAGGCTTTGTGGTGAAAAATGAACAATTAAAAATCATCCACAATTAGctcatggctttaaaaaaaactcagtgattaaaatattaatgaaattaaTAGCACTTAAAACCTCTCATTTACTCTCAGTAAGATCTTAGTGTTCctttctgtttatctctctttatctcaGATTATCTATGTTTATTACCTCTGTTATTGCACAGTCAGAATATACATTTCTATGAAACCCACCACATTAACGTGCCCCAGGGTGTCAAGGCTTGTCCTAAAGCCTCCCTTCTTGTGTATAAACTGAGACCAAAGTAAGCTTGACTATTTAATCTTTAGATGATGACTTCAAGCCAACAGCCTTAGAGTGCTGATGTATTTTGTCTTATCCATGAATAGAAAAAAACATACTGGAGGCACTCAGTCTGAGCTCAAATTCTCTCAAGATCCTTCAGTTCACAATCTCTCAAACCTTTAATTACTACAGTCTATTCAAAACATACTAAATGTATATGATTAATGATAATTCAGTTAGTTTAAATGAGGACTTGTAAATATATGATGAATCACAGCAAATTCAATTATGATCAGTAAAATCCAATAACCCAGACTTATAACTGTGGACACGCATCTTAGCAATGTAATAGAATGCCCTGGTGGCGCCACACTTCAGCATAAGAGCACACTGCCCAATGTCAAGCAGGCATCAACTAGAGAAGTATAAAAAACCCTctgtgggctgtggagcagtggaactgcgttccCTGAAGTGATCTACCTTTGGGACGAGTTTAAATGCAAacctaatcatccaacatcagttccTGACATCACAGATTGTGGCTCTTCTGGCTAAATGCAGTCATGGCCACACAACAATGCCCCAACATCTAGTGAAGCAGCGGTTAGACTCCAGCAGAGAGGCTGGGGTAAAAACTATATTCCTGCCCCTGGTTTCATGATTTGGATATACATAGATGTAGGATATACATAGCATAACATATCAAAATATGcagaatgtgattttttttattattaacacttgcTAAGAAAATGTgattaagaaagaaaaatgcAAGTGTTTATCAGTGCAGTCAGAGTGGGCTGATTTTGCTCCCAGTGTAGGTTTAACCTGCCATGTAGATTTAGACCTgtgaagaacagaaaaaaactcaCTTAGATCCAAAGAACAAGCctagcacacacaaacacacacacacacacaacatcgTCTGAATATGTATGTTCAGATCAGTCATTCTATTTAGTACCTGTACATCTCCGACAAATGCAGGAAAGTCCAACCATGACTTGATCTACAGTTAACTTACCCTACGAATGTCATAAATCTGCTTACGATAACCATGGCAAGTTAGCTCGGATGCCCTTGTTCCAGCTTTTAATAGCTAGGATCAAGTGTTATTTATACACTGCTAATGTGTTTATGGtaaactgatggtcaataaagacatgtgcattattattattatcattattatcattattattattagtagtagtagtagtagtagtagtatcagtaataataatacttttacttattatttataaataagaaaaatgtaAATCTATAACATTTCATAAACAATGCTTAAAACCATTTGACAAATGTAGTGTaacttttctatttttttaaatctatgtttacttattttttattgtgaCATTTTTTCTTAGCATGGGTACATTAACTTTACAGATGAACATATTTATTAATCTTGCAAACATATGCATAAAGATGTGTTCACGCACATAAACaatgcatatatatgtatacacacaggtttttgttttgttgtgttgaaattatttgggtttatttgatGTCCTTTTTGTGAAATTGTTTTTGATATATTTGATATTGTGGATTATTGTGAAATTGTATTATCATTTAGGTAGAAGCATCATATAAGcctatatgtttttatttatgttttgtcTTAAGAGTACTTTTAAATTGTGTAAATAAACTACTACTAACAATACTATTTATTTCTAGCATTGTTTTAAAACCTAACTTATAGGTCACCTCTGCTTCTTCTATGTGATTTTTAGGAACAGTTTGCTGTTCATGCTACATTGCTACTGGTTTTAAAATGGCTTGAAGGATGCTTGTAACATGAGACCAGGAAAGGCCAGAGCCGAGTGCAGGTTTTTATTGAATAATGTGATCAGAGGTTCTAACAGTGAAAGAGATCAAAATAGAGGTTATTTTTTGGCAAAATATCAAATGATAATATATAGTTTGTacattcattttaatgtaatacatGTAATGCAAAGGTTTAATACACTTGACCATTTATGTTTAGGTTAAGCACAGTTTCTGGAATAATCTCATTAAACCCACAGTggcaaaacaaaaatgaatgtGCTCCATTTGTATGCCCACCACTGACATCATAAAAACTTAATCCTAGTTTTGCAACAAGCCAAAGTCAAACAACATGTCTGTCTCCTATTAACACCTAGTGTAGAAGCAAATTTAGCAATCTTTCAAGTGTTTTTGATGGATACCATGACAACAATTCATGTGATTAGTGGTAAGTAattacaacaaataaacaaaagtaCAAATAAAACATGCATAAACAAAAACGCCATTGAAGGCATCAGTGCTCACCACCTTTTTAGCTGTGAagaatgtgaagaaccatttgaagggCTAAAGAATCTTCTTCTaaattcttcacactcacacatctctattacaaatatagttctttatgaaacaagaaatgtggttctgctgtggcattgcttaaagaaccctttgaagggTCTCTATTTTTAAGTGTGTAGTTTCAAAGTACTACTGAAAAGGTTCAGTACTGGCACTGACAACAGTTACATCACTGGTTACTAATAATAaagttgtaataataataaactgattGGTTGCTGACTAATAAAGTCAGTGTTGTCACATAAGTCATGTTTGCGCAATTCCAATGTAACTGTGATGTGTGATCTGATTAAACATCTGATTAAACATTAATGTGAAGCTCTTACCTATCGAATACATTTGGCAGTATTTCTTTACACTGATATTCAGCTCTTCTGGATGCTTGGCAGAGCATCATCCACATAAACTTTAGTAATGCTCAACTTCTGAAAGACCTGTACAATCCCCCACAAATCCCCTTTTTCTGTTTTACACtgaaagagacaaaaagaaaatgtgATGAATGGAATAACAGACGTGTCACAACCAACTTCCGACCTAAAGGTTTGCCATCTCTGCACTGCACAAATACTACATAGCATACAGTGGCAAATGCACACTGAAACCCTGAAAAACATGAAGAGCGCTAATCTAAAATGGCAATTATATACAAAAACATGAATCAACAAAACTTTTCATGAtcaaaaaaatataaaagaaaataatatcCAGAACAGGACAGAAATACATTCAATAACACCAAAATAATACATACCTGTTCCGGATCATCCTTAGGTGTGTACGCTGAAAACAAATGATATTCAATCAAGTTCAAAAATGGAACATGAAAAGATGAGAAGTTTTTGtggaggtttttgtgtgagGGTTAAGTAAACATATAAAAACCATTACCTGGGGGTTGGACAGTCTTATGTCTCTTTATGAGACATATGATAATTGCCACTATAGCCCCAACTACAATAGCAACTACAAGAAGAACAGAAATGGTGATTCCAGCAATGACCCCAGCTGAAAGTTTAGTTACACATTCAGTGTCAGAAGAACGCGAGCCTGGTCTTACTTCGGAGCGTCCCAAACCTTCACATCTGTCAgattgaataaaaataaataatgaagtaATCTGATCTCTCCCTGTGACGTTTACCAGAAGTACTGCTGAGATCATCTTTCTGATAATCGCTCTGGTTAAGCAGGTATAACAGGGGCTGAAACTCAACAATGACTCGACAGGTTCTCTCTAGCATAAGCTGCAGAGAAATACAGTAGTGtatatttgctcagtaaaacactaatattacaataaatacacatactgttcataaaaaaagaatgaatgtgttcattaaaacatctccaataCTCTCCTCTTGGGaatctagtattatttatagtcatcatccaacacctggtttggtgaatcagtgcttaatgcagaaaggctacAGGGACTtcagtacaaactggtggggcttttctttggtaatagaactCCATAGGTGTTGTTAGGggttaatgatgttaaatcaggtaagctgctgatggaattgaatAAGCAACAGTGCTCTTATTGATGcaataaatggttttaaatactTAGGCACCAAAAcaaatgcactgtactgtaaatataaaaatatacacaaatgaCCACACATCCCAATTGTAGCTCATATGAATAATCAGTGACAGTTGATAACACACCACTTACTTTGAATGTCCCTTACACATTTGAAAAGAGCCATCTGAGTAGGTGCCATTTGTGCATTCGTCACATTCAGTGTCTTTGAATGCATTTCCTGCAAATGTACAAATCCTGCTGAGTCACGGTGCATACAGTGGGTGGCACTGATGCAACCCAGTCATGTGAAGAATGACAATGGTTGTTAATGCTGAGTTTTTGTTTACACAGATACACCACACCAACCTCCATGCTTTATGTACTGTCCAGGACGGCATTTTTTATGTTCCACAGCTTGTGTACATTTGTCTCCATTTTGATTAGTACAGTAATATCCATCCCGTGGTTCACACACTGCATCTGATGATTGAGTGCAGGCAGACCTTACTTTTAGACCCTGACCTGTagaaaacacaaacaacagTGTTCTATGTTGTTTTCAGGACATATTAATACATGTAAAAGCAAGCAAGGGACAGACGTACCCGGGTCACACGCTGTACATATTGTGCATTGTTTGAGGCCATTGGGTTCGGAAGCATAGGTTGATTCGGGACATGGAGTACAAGAAGTGGGGGTATTCTCACTGCAATGCTTGTGAACACGGTTCCCTAAATACACATTTCAAAAAATTAAATACTGCATATACTGAGATACTGCACTTTCATCACACCACAGCTTCCCTTAATTCCCAAGCATTGTGATTTACCAGCTTTACACTTGGAGCAGCATCCTTCATCTGTCTCATATTTAGATCGGTCACACTTGCCAAAGCAGAGCTCAAAACTCAGGGAGAAAACTGCAGCAATAACAAAAATCTTCAAACTGCACGCCATCTCGACCGTGTGTTAGATCCTTCTtgcaataaagaaaataaagtaaaaagtgAATGTCCACTTAATGTCCAACTGCTGCATTGCTATCTTTTTACCATGCTTTTAACAGTTCAGAGAATTAATAACAGACAGAGATGTTATGATTCACACTCAGATATATCTCAATGTTCTCAATTACAGAGTCTATTACCGTCAAAAACAATGAATACATTTACCATTTTTGTCTTGGTATAAAAGGCTTCTTAGATCTACTAGCCCTAATGCTTAAGCTGGGACTGCTACTTTTTTctagttcatttatttttttttaagttcttACTTTTGAAGCTTCTCCAGATCAGCTGTGTGAATAAGCTACTGAGCCTCTTCGTTTAGTTTAGCATCAGTAAACTCCTTCTTGCACCTTGAACAGCTCCCAAACATCCAGCGGCgtgtgttcagcagtgcagtCCACGAGTgtactttctgtttctctgaTCTAAAAGAGGAGCTCATGCATATTCACTGAGAGGGCCTAAACCAAGCCCCACACTTTTACTGATAATCAGTTAAGCAGGTTGGTGTCATGTCTATGTATGATTGATGGAGTTTGTTGCTTGAGTTTGTTGTTATGATGCTTAATTGcaaactgcatttttttttgtatgaccAACTGAATAATTTCTGGAGGTCTTAAAATTAATATTGTTTAACATTAAAGTTTTAGAATTGCTAAACAACATTAGAATAGAACTTACTCACTAGTTCCATAATAGTTAAGTCTTTGTCATTTGCAGCAGTGAATAATATGTCATAAAAAAGCTCAAATCTGACAAGTctctattattttttaatttcttctTCACTTTTGTTGATGTTTATGTGGGGTTATGTACCAAACAACATAATTTCCAATCCATTATTCCAACCTCTATTTATCCCTTAATTAAGTTATATACTAAAGCACACTGGTTTTCTGTCTTTGAAGAATATTGGTTATCCCTTCTCAGTAGTTGCTCAATACGATATACTATTGCTGTATAATTGGTTTTAAATACTCAGTACTATATATtataactgtataacaggtCTTAAATACTCAATACTATATACTATTACTATATAGTAGGTCTTAAATACttaatactatataatattaCTGTATAACAGGTCTTAAATACTCAGTACTGTATACTATTACTGTGTAGGAGGTCTTAAATAATAAAGGTTAGGCtgaataacagaataataaacctGTAATTTAGGGTAGGGGGGTTTAGGGGAAAACACTACTAATACTATAGGTTCCATTGCTGGAGCAGCTGACTGGGGAGGACACCTATTAAGTGACTTTTGTATATGTTTAGAATCGATGACTTAAACGCTCAAATTTCCTGAAACAGATTTTTTAAGGTCACCTCACTGACTTGGGACAGTGATCTCGTCTTCATTTTTTTATGGTAACAGATAAAATGCTGCACTTTATAGTATGCCTGGAATGTCTTGCTTTGTTTCTTACTGACAAAAGATGTTAAAAAACCTGAAGGCCAGGATTCCATGCCCTACCTCACCTCCTAAGCTGCATTAACCCTTAGACTTGCTCTAATGGAGGGTTATATAATGATACGTGACACATAgcaatctttatttatttaagagtgAGAAAACTATTAATTAATGTTGTGGCATAAATGCTGCAAGCAGTTCTTCTGGATTGACTACAAATAATGATGCACATCTGATGGACTTTCTCACCATGAATCAAAACAGCGGTGTTGACATACATATGTCAGGCCACATTTAAACAatgtctgattggctgctggaGGGATTAGCCAAAATAACTATCAGGCTAAATTTACAACTTTGTTTTGCCTTGTGGTTTATGTTGTGAGTCACATGGCTACAAACCATAACCTTTGTCAGTGCCCTGTGATGTGTTGTGATGCTACACTACATTTCTGCATTCAGTGGTAAGAATTCAGTCATTTGTGACTACTGTGACAGTCACCAGATATTAAGAGTATCAGGCAGGAGAGATGTTAACTATCTGAgccaaagagaaagagaatcatggtttttgcatttaaaaaaaagtattgcatAGTAAACGGTAACAATGTGAAAAAGGGCAAAGAGGGCATCAACAATGTTGCTGGCCTTACTAATACAGAATATGTGGAATAGTTTCGCTGTGGAGCGTAGAGATACTCCAATATCTCTCCAATACCGCCAATTTTCATTATCCATTACAAGACCCTGTGGTTTGATATGTTGCCAGAAACAAACCAGAGTGACCCAGCTGGTCAGGAGCTCTCGATGGATCCCCTGAATAATATGATGAGGATCTTGGAAAGAAAGTTCCCATATCAGCTGTCGAGGAACTGTAGACCCCAGTAATGTAAATAAAGACAAAGTCAGTCTTTATTCACATTAAACAAATCATTGTTGTTGTGCAAAATCTTCAAAATGTCAGCTTTAcatgaaaagtgaaaaactctatctaaaaaaaataaataattcagtattcagttctatttctatttttattttaatatttttttgtagTAGTTGGTTAACTGAATAGTTTATTGCCCACACACTAGCTGTCGCACCACATCCCTGAGTGCAAGGGAGAAATACACCCTGTAGAGGGCGCCAGTCTATTGCAGGGTACCACATATACCCCTTTACTCTCAAACTCAAAACAATTCAGCATGGCTAGTTCACCTACCATGTAATTTTGGGAAGTGggcattgcacccattgctgacacaaatgcaaTTAATTGCaaacacacatcttgtctagtctctgtagagaagtactgaaaATAGAACTGGACTTTTTTGGAGccgataaacattaacctattggcaccatgcctactgccatgcgtgggctagaggggtataaagcccccagcattgagctgtggagcagtggaactgtggttctctggaatgatggttgatgctccatccagtccttttgggatgagttgggagttgggggtgaggtggggtggtgataatctaacatcctgacctcactaatgctcttatctcTGAATgatatcaaatcctcacagcaatgctccaaaacctagtcAAAGGCCTGCTCTAGACAGGAGACGGTTACAACAAAAAGAgtttcaacaaaagcagattaAACTCTTATTTCAtaatagttaattaattaattacagaagaaacaatgcagcAGGTGCCTCAAAATTcctccatatagtgtagctcatcTGCTGTCCAGGTTTAGTTTCAAAAAGAGCAAACCAACAGTCGAAACAAAGATAaaaatagatttatttatagATGTGAAATTCCATTGGAAACAGAACATGGGAAAAGTTGTGTGACAGTCTTTGAACAGTCTTTACATTCATGTGAATATTCCCCCTCTATAGACACATCACGTATCTGATCCAACCCAGAGCTCTGTTGAGGCTTAACCAGACCTTTAACTCGTTCTACATCACTCTGAGCAGAAGTGGATGACACATTTTCTCTATGTACACCTTCAGTTCTTCTTTTACTTTCTAAATAAATGATGCGTAATGACACCCCTGATATCACCAACACTAGTGAAGAAGCAGAGATTATGAAGGAAAGGTTAGAACGCTTATCAATGCATTCAGAATCAGTAGTCTTTGTTCCCAGTGTGATAGTTATCCTCCCTGTGGATTCACACCTGtgaagagtaatgagagtacaGATGATGTTTAGATTCAAAAGAACGAACCAActgcatttacatacattacacACCATACTCACTTTTTGTGTGGTTTGCAGAATGTGAAAGAGCCATTTGAGTATGTATATTCTGGGCATTCTTGGCATATGGTATCTGTAAACTCCGTCCCTAGAAATACACAAGACTTAGTGACTTGATCCATCATAACCTACACCACATAATGTCAACATACTGTAATGCAACAACTACTACACAGCTATAATACACAGGCAACCTAAAACTAGCAGTACACCCTACGCTTCAATGtacagtaagaaagagttctaTAGGAATGAGCAATAGAGGCCTGGATGAGTCCTGGTCGTTTAAGGGTTAAAGGGTATAACAGGAATTCCAGGACAGCTTCACTAATTACAGCTGTATAGACTGACCAGTATGGTTGATGTATTGTCCAGGAAGGCAGGTGGAGTGCTTTTTGGCTTTTCTGCAGTTGCTACCATGAATGTCTATACAATAATATCCCAGGAGAGGCTCGCACAGTGTATCTGCAGTTGAACTACATGCTCTCTTTATTCTTAATCCACTGCCTGGGGAAAAAGAACAATAACAACtaacaatgaaaaacatgaactttCTTTTAGTAAATGATTAAACTGGTGCTTAGATTGAATGTtgaatattgtcactgtccaataaaaaatatatatccccAAAACGGGGACTTTAttgaagaaggcaaaaatgtcctTCATTTTAAATAGACGccaatgtaaaataatgttaaatagtTTATTaagagtgtttctattggtctatccATCATTCTGAAGtatttacactgtgtacagAGCAGCGGGTGGAGAAATGATGGAGTAAACTTAATGAACAAAAAATTGACAAAATTGGCTTTACAcatttttcattagacagcagtTTCACACAGTGGGGCTGTCTTTACCTTCATCACACACAGTGCAGGAGAGACACTTTGTCAATCCATTTGGAACATCAGTGTAGGTTAACTGGACACATGCTGCACATGTTGTGCTCAAATCTCCTAAGCAGTGGGTGTGCACACGGTATCCTGCAAAACATTCAACCTTTTAACATGCACACAGGCCAGTTATACTTCTCCACCATGCAAGATCTATTGTAATACATTCGAACATTAATGTGAATTCTTCACTCTTCTAAAAGCAGTCACAAGGTCATGGCACTTCGCTGATGTTGAAATTAAAAATCTAATGAGAATTATAttgtgtttaatatatataaagtaattaattaaaattaattatttgCAAAATAGGTCAAAAAGAACGTGTTGTCTTACCAGCAGCACACATCGGGCAGCATTCACCATTAATTTTATATTCAGCACTTCTACATGCTTGGCAGATCATTAGTATAGTGAGCTTAAGGAATGCTAACCACACAGTGATGTGATCAATTAATCGCATGGCAGTTCGCAAGTGCAGAAAAATCTTCTAAAATACAGTGAAAGAAATACAGATGGGTGAGACTGAGTCAtatgattccatttataaaagcaataaggGAACAATCTTcttaaccttcaatggaagttaatgtaaaaagatttaattcaaaagatttctattggtccatttatcatgacattttatgtcaaattaaataatgtcaaaaagaaaaacacaaggtgtgacacaaggtttttgaatgacagcaatgatatataaATCTTATAATATATTCAGTGCTTAGAAAATGTATTCACCCCTTTTAAATGTTGACCCATGTTTTAGCTTTTATCAATGGAATCATGATCAATATAAATTGGCTTTTAggaaaacaaacataaaaaacaacagttAAAAGCTTCAGCAGCAAAAACAAAGCCACTGTTATTAAACTTATTATAAACTTATATTAAATCTTGACTACATTTCGCCCAAAGGCAAGTGGGAGACTCCAATGTCAGC
It includes:
- the LOC140556776 gene encoding tumor necrosis factor receptor superfamily member 14-like, with amino-acid sequence MACSLKIFVIAAVFSLSFELCFGKCDRSKYETDEGCCSKCKAGNRVHKHCSENTPTSCTPCPESTYASEPNGLKQCTICTACDPGQGLKVRSACTQSSDAVCEPRDGYYCTNQNGDKCTQAVEHKKCRPGQYIKHGGNAFKDTECDECTNGTYSDGSFQMCKGHSKCEGLGRSEVRPGSRSSDTECVTKLSAGVIAGITISVLLVVAIVVGAIVAIIICLIKRHKTVQPPAYTPKDDPEQCKTEKGDLWGIVQVFQKLSITKVYVDDALPSIQKS
- the LOC140557072 gene encoding tumor necrosis factor receptor superfamily member 5-like, which translates into the protein MRLIDHITVWLAFLKLTILMICQACRSAEYKINGECCPMCAAGYRVHTHCLGDLSTTCAACVQLTYTDVPNGLTKCLSCTVCDEGSGLRIKRACSSTADTLCEPLLGYYCIDIHGSNCRKAKKHSTCLPGQYINHTGTEFTDTICQECPEYTYSNGSFTFCKPHKKCESTGRITITLGTKTTDSECIDKRSNLSFIISASSLVLVISGVSLRIIYLESKRRTEGVHRENVSSTSAQSDVERVKGLVKPQQSSGLDQIRDVSIEGEYSHECKDCSKTVTQLFPCSVSNGISHL